In Pseudomonadota bacterium, a single genomic region encodes these proteins:
- a CDS encoding type II secretion system protein, with translation MVSTRGQRGFSLLELIVSIGIIGTSLILVVGIFTVLVSGSQKASDLTSGSVVADGIMSQTIYQVLANQTAFFRDASYSTPQVFRGGTYQLNNTVYFYKLYCTDASLTGQQLTFYSNDDGQVLASCLRRFDLVVWWNDASAAAQTSTSSLSLNRAAQGQGMGLQEVHQMRLVWPDGSL, from the coding sequence TTGGTCAGTACACGCGGGCAGAGGGGCTTCTCGTTGCTTGAGCTCATCGTGTCCATCGGCATCATCGGAACCTCGCTCATCCTGGTGGTGGGCATCTTCACCGTGCTCGTGAGCGGCAGCCAGAAGGCGTCTGACCTGACCTCGGGCAGCGTGGTGGCTGACGGAATCATGTCGCAGACCATCTACCAGGTGCTGGCCAACCAGACCGCCTTCTTCCGGGACGCCAGCTACAGCACCCCCCAGGTGTTTCGCGGCGGCACCTATCAGCTGAACAACACCGTGTACTTCTACAAGCTGTACTGCACCGACGCCTCGCTCACAGGGCAGCAGCTGACCTTCTACAGCAACGATGACGGGCAGGTCCTGGCCTCCTGCCTGCGCCGCTTCGACCTCGTGGTGTGGTGGAACGACGCGTCTGCCGCAGCCCAGACGAGCACGAGTTCGCTGTCTCTCAACCGCGCGGCCCAGGGCCAGGGCATGGGCCTGCAGGAAGTTCATCAGATGAGGCTGGTGTGGCCCGATGGCTCGCTCTGA